One genomic window of Bradyrhizobium sp. CCGE-LA001 includes the following:
- a CDS encoding efflux RND transporter periplasmic adaptor subunit, giving the protein MNIVAEHKISGEPIDKAPKRPVKPVRWFIIVGTLLAVLVGGLVWFNYFRGQMIKQFFANNKPPPTAVSAAEAKSEVVPNLLTAVGSLVAVHQVDVSADVNGRVTEIKFEPGTRVEAGTPLVQLFDAPEQGDLANYKAQATVAQLSLDRAKQLAARQFGPQATVDQAQAAYDQAQAGIAKTEALISQKLVRAPFSGDLGVRKVEVGQYLTAGTAIVSLTDLSELWANFTVTEKDSGNLKVGQVVRLKVDAYPGRTFDGKITTIEPQISTDTRNIRVQATIANPEKILKPGMFVTTTVVLPDKPAVITVPETAVDYTLYGDSVFVITEKKEEDGKTSLSAVRTFVQTGNRVEGRVEIIKGLKAGDKIVAVGQLKLQSGAAVSISTDPAPQIPAQPPRY; this is encoded by the coding sequence ATGAACATCGTAGCCGAACACAAGATATCGGGCGAACCGATCGACAAAGCGCCGAAGCGTCCGGTCAAGCCGGTGCGCTGGTTCATCATCGTCGGCACGCTTCTGGCCGTGCTCGTCGGCGGTCTCGTCTGGTTCAACTATTTCCGTGGCCAGATGATCAAGCAGTTCTTCGCGAACAACAAGCCGCCGCCGACCGCAGTCAGCGCGGCTGAAGCGAAGTCCGAGGTGGTGCCGAACCTGCTCACGGCGGTCGGCAGCCTCGTCGCCGTGCATCAGGTCGACGTCTCCGCCGACGTCAACGGCCGCGTTACCGAAATCAAGTTCGAGCCGGGCACGCGTGTCGAAGCCGGCACGCCGCTGGTGCAGCTGTTCGATGCGCCGGAGCAGGGCGATCTCGCCAACTACAAGGCACAGGCCACCGTCGCGCAGCTCTCGCTCGACCGCGCCAAGCAGCTGGCCGCGCGCCAGTTCGGTCCGCAGGCGACCGTCGATCAGGCCCAGGCCGCCTACGACCAGGCGCAGGCGGGCATCGCCAAGACCGAGGCGCTGATCTCGCAGAAGCTGGTGCGTGCGCCGTTCTCCGGCGATCTCGGTGTGCGCAAGGTCGAGGTCGGCCAGTATCTCACCGCCGGCACCGCCATTGTCTCGCTGACCGATCTGTCGGAGCTGTGGGCCAACTTCACGGTGACGGAAAAGGACTCGGGCAACCTCAAGGTCGGTCAGGTCGTCCGGTTGAAGGTCGACGCCTATCCGGGCCGCACCTTCGACGGCAAGATCACCACGATCGAGCCGCAAATCTCGACCGACACCCGCAACATCCGCGTGCAGGCGACGATCGCGAACCCGGAGAAGATCCTCAAGCCCGGCATGTTCGTGACCACCACGGTGGTTCTGCCGGACAAGCCGGCCGTGATCACCGTTCCCGAGACGGCGGTCGACTACACGCTGTACGGCGACTCGGTGTTCGTGATCACCGAGAAGAAGGAAGAGGACGGCAAGACCAGCCTTTCCGCGGTGCGCACCTTCGTGCAGACCGGCAACCGGGTCGAAGGTCGCGTCGAAATCATCAAGGGCCTGAAGGCGGGCGACAAGATCGTCGCCGTCGGCCAGCTCAAGCTGCAGTCGGGTGCGGCGGTGTCGATTTCGACCGACCCGGCCCCGCAGATCCCGGCGCAGCCGCCGCGTTACTGA
- a CDS encoding TetR/AcrR family transcriptional regulator, with product MTSDLRRQLILGAAKRCFARHGYNGTTTKSVAAAAAISEALLFKHFPSKAALYAEILSDECEADPALMELLEREPSTAALVELIRGMVQHFLAIADGPDQEEAQRLRLMATSHLDDGEFARLLYAKIETLIGAVFVTSLERAIASGDARPCTGDPLNLFWFAHHVVMTAALTRLPATPCLAYGKANDLERQLCEFLLRGIGLNDAAIASHLGHDQATDAGRTAIAESA from the coding sequence ATGACGAGCGACCTGAGGCGTCAGTTGATCCTCGGTGCCGCGAAACGCTGCTTTGCCCGACACGGCTATAACGGCACCACGACCAAGAGCGTGGCGGCCGCCGCCGCCATTTCCGAGGCGCTGCTGTTCAAGCATTTCCCGTCCAAGGCGGCGCTCTACGCCGAGATCCTGAGCGACGAATGCGAGGCCGATCCGGCGCTGATGGAGCTGCTCGAACGGGAGCCGTCGACGGCGGCCCTGGTGGAGCTGATCCGCGGCATGGTGCAGCATTTCCTCGCGATCGCGGACGGGCCCGACCAGGAAGAGGCGCAGCGCCTGCGACTGATGGCCACGAGCCATTTGGACGATGGCGAATTCGCCCGCTTGCTGTATGCCAAGATCGAGACGCTGATCGGGGCCGTGTTCGTCACCTCACTCGAGCGGGCGATTGCGAGCGGTGACGCGCGGCCCTGCACGGGCGATCCGCTCAACCTGTTCTGGTTCGCGCATCATGTGGTGATGACCGCGGCGCTGACCAGGCTGCCGGCCACGCCCTGTCTCGCTTACGGCAAGGCGAACGATTTGGAGCGGCAGCTCTGTGAGTTCCTCCTGAGGGGTATCGGACTTAACGACGCCGCAATTGCTTCGCATCTGGGCCACGATCAGGCCACGGACGCGGGCAGGACGGCGATTGCAGAAAGTGCATGA
- a CDS encoding phosphonopyruvate decarboxylase, with translation MHARADAPDTAPSWPDDIFATLQRFDVRQVPYVPDAGHSKLIQRVLDSSTMRGIPLTTEEEGVALLAGAWTGGQRGVLLMQSSGVGNCINMLSLIPILRFPFLTLVTMRGEWGEFNPWQVPMGSTTQGVFELSGVQVLRASHAAEVPAVLEAAASQAFNALTPTAVLLSQRLIGAKVFTK, from the coding sequence ATGCACGCGCGCGCTGACGCTCCCGACACGGCCCCGAGTTGGCCCGACGATATTTTCGCGACATTGCAACGCTTCGACGTCCGGCAGGTGCCTTACGTGCCCGACGCCGGCCATTCCAAGCTGATCCAGCGCGTGCTGGACTCCTCGACGATGCGCGGCATTCCGCTGACGACGGAGGAGGAGGGCGTTGCGCTTTTGGCGGGCGCCTGGACCGGCGGGCAGCGCGGCGTGCTGCTGATGCAGTCGAGCGGCGTCGGCAATTGCATCAACATGCTGTCGCTGATCCCGATCCTGCGCTTTCCGTTCCTCACGCTCGTGACCATGCGCGGCGAGTGGGGTGAGTTCAATCCTTGGCAGGTGCCGATGGGATCGACCACGCAAGGCGTGTTCGAACTCTCCGGCGTCCAGGTGCTGCGCGCCTCGCACGCAGCGGAGGTGCCGGCCGTGCTGGAGGCGGCCGCGTCGCAGGCCTTCAACGCGCTCACGCCCACCGCCGTCCTTCTGTCGCAGCGCCTGATCGGCGCCAAGGTTTTCACCAAATGA
- a CDS encoding MexW/MexI family multidrug efflux RND transporter permease subunit: protein MRFTDIFIKRPVLSVVVSLLILLIGLRAAMVLPIRQYPKLSNTVINITTVYPGASADLIQGFITTPIEQAVASAEGVDYITSSSVLGTSTIQVYIKLNFDPNQALTEVLAKTNSVKYLIPKESNDPIVTKTTGQTTAVMYLGFSSDELSGSAISDYLTRVVQPVLSTVDGVASADILGGQTFAMRLWLDPVKMAGRNVSPADVAAAITANNFQSAAGQTKGYLIVSNVSTNTGLTDVNQFKKMIVKAKDGGFVRMEDIATVELAAQSTDASVAFNGERAIFIGVQATPQGNPLTLVKGVRALFPELERNLPPSMKMKVAYDSTKFIQSSIDEVRNTLGEAVIIVIVVIFLFLASLRSVIIPVVTIPLSMIGVCTMMLALGFSFNLLTLLAMVLAIGLVVDDAIVVVENIHRHLEEGKTPVQASLQGAREIVGPVISMTITLAAVYAPIGFLGGLTGSLFREFAFTLAGSVIVSGVVALTLSPMMCSVLLKNTEEGRFAKLVNRVFGAMTRWYGRKLDRSLDYKAITGLFAVTILGLVGFLYMHTSKELAPEEDQGIVFAVTKAPKYANIDYVDFYGEKLDKEFQKFPETDLRFVLNGINGPQGGIAGMLLKPWDERTRSSIALKPLVQAELSKIEGVQAFAFNLPPLPGGPGGLPIQMVINSTASFQTVYEQMEKLKESARNSGMFIVSDSDLAYNQPNVEVTIDRTKAQDLGVNMQNLGSTLAVLLGGNYINRFNLEGRSYQVIPQVPRGKRLSPESLGGYYVTTNTGQQLPLSTVVSIRTKTDPNSLTHYNQLNSATFSAVPMPGVTVGAAVDFLEGEAKKLPQGFSHDYLADSRQYVQEGNQLAITFGFALIIIFLVLAAQFESLRDPLVIMISVPMAIVGALIPLFFGMATINIYTQVGLLTLVGLITKHGILMVEFANELQVNERLDRRSAIEMSARIRLRPILMTTAAMVTGLIPLLTATGAGAASRFSIGLVVVAGMSIGTLFTLFVLPAVYVVLATDHRATADSERNKQIADLDLGSDKALRPT from the coding sequence ATGCGCTTTACCGATATTTTCATCAAGCGACCGGTCCTGTCGGTCGTCGTCAGCCTGCTGATCCTGCTGATCGGTCTACGTGCGGCGATGGTGCTGCCGATCCGGCAATATCCGAAGCTGTCGAACACGGTCATCAACATCACGACCGTCTATCCCGGCGCCTCCGCGGACCTGATCCAGGGCTTCATCACCACGCCGATCGAGCAGGCGGTCGCGTCCGCCGAAGGCGTCGACTACATCACCTCGTCCTCGGTGCTCGGCACCTCGACGATCCAGGTCTACATCAAGCTGAACTTCGATCCGAATCAGGCGCTCACCGAGGTGCTGGCGAAGACGAACTCGGTGAAGTACCTGATTCCCAAGGAATCCAACGACCCGATCGTCACCAAGACCACCGGCCAGACCACGGCCGTGATGTATCTCGGCTTCTCGTCAGATGAGCTGTCCGGCTCGGCGATCTCGGACTACCTGACGCGTGTGGTCCAGCCGGTGCTGTCGACCGTCGACGGCGTGGCCTCGGCTGACATTCTGGGCGGCCAGACCTTTGCGATGCGGCTGTGGCTCGACCCCGTGAAGATGGCCGGCCGCAATGTCTCGCCGGCGGACGTTGCCGCGGCAATCACCGCCAACAACTTCCAGTCCGCGGCGGGCCAGACCAAGGGCTATCTCATCGTCTCGAACGTTTCGACGAATACGGGCCTGACCGACGTCAATCAGTTCAAGAAGATGATCGTCAAGGCCAAGGACGGCGGCTTCGTGCGGATGGAGGACATCGCCACCGTGGAGCTTGCGGCCCAAAGCACGGATGCCAGTGTCGCCTTCAACGGCGAGCGTGCGATCTTCATTGGCGTCCAGGCGACGCCACAGGGTAACCCGCTGACGCTGGTCAAGGGCGTGCGCGCGCTGTTTCCCGAGCTCGAACGCAACCTGCCGCCCTCGATGAAGATGAAGGTCGCCTACGACTCGACCAAGTTCATTCAATCCTCGATCGACGAGGTGCGGAATACATTGGGCGAAGCCGTGATCATCGTGATCGTGGTCATCTTCCTGTTCCTGGCCTCGCTGCGCTCCGTCATCATTCCCGTCGTCACCATACCGTTGTCGATGATCGGCGTCTGCACCATGATGCTGGCGCTGGGCTTCAGCTTCAATCTCCTGACCCTGCTCGCGATGGTGCTCGCGATCGGTCTCGTGGTCGACGACGCCATCGTCGTGGTGGAGAACATTCACCGCCATCTGGAGGAGGGCAAGACGCCGGTCCAGGCGTCGCTGCAGGGCGCGCGCGAAATCGTCGGGCCAGTCATTTCGATGACGATCACGCTTGCGGCGGTGTATGCGCCGATCGGCTTCCTCGGCGGCCTCACCGGATCGCTGTTCCGGGAATTCGCCTTTACGCTGGCGGGCTCGGTCATCGTGTCGGGCGTGGTCGCGCTGACGCTGTCGCCGATGATGTGCTCGGTGCTGCTCAAGAACACGGAAGAGGGCCGTTTCGCCAAGCTCGTGAACCGGGTGTTCGGCGCCATGACGCGGTGGTACGGCCGCAAGCTCGACCGCTCGCTCGACTACAAGGCCATCACCGGCCTGTTCGCCGTGACGATCCTGGGGCTCGTCGGCTTCCTCTACATGCACACCTCGAAGGAGCTGGCTCCCGAGGAAGATCAGGGCATCGTGTTTGCGGTGACCAAGGCGCCGAAATACGCCAACATCGACTATGTCGATTTTTACGGCGAGAAGCTCGACAAGGAATTCCAGAAGTTTCCCGAGACCGATTTGCGTTTCGTTCTGAACGGCATCAATGGCCCGCAGGGCGGGATTGCCGGTATGCTCTTGAAGCCGTGGGACGAGCGCACACGTTCGTCGATCGCCTTGAAGCCGCTGGTGCAGGCCGAACTCTCCAAGATCGAGGGTGTGCAGGCGTTCGCGTTCAACTTGCCGCCGCTGCCGGGCGGACCCGGCGGCCTGCCGATCCAGATGGTCATCAACTCCACGGCCAGCTTCCAGACCGTCTATGAGCAGATGGAGAAGCTGAAGGAATCCGCACGCAATAGCGGCATGTTCATCGTCTCCGACAGCGACCTCGCCTACAACCAGCCGAACGTCGAGGTGACGATCGACCGCACCAAGGCGCAGGATCTCGGCGTCAACATGCAGAACCTCGGTTCGACGCTGGCGGTGCTGCTCGGCGGCAATTACATCAACCGCTTCAATCTCGAGGGCCGTTCCTATCAGGTCATCCCGCAGGTGCCGCGCGGCAAGCGGCTCTCGCCGGAATCGCTCGGCGGCTATTATGTGACGACCAATACCGGCCAACAGCTTCCGTTGTCGACCGTGGTCTCGATCAGGACCAAGACCGATCCGAATTCGCTGACGCACTACAACCAGCTCAATTCGGCGACGTTCTCTGCGGTGCCGATGCCCGGCGTGACCGTCGGCGCTGCGGTCGACTTCCTCGAAGGCGAGGCCAAGAAGCTGCCGCAAGGCTTCAGCCACGACTATCTGGCGGACTCCAGGCAGTACGTGCAGGAAGGCAATCAGCTCGCGATCACCTTCGGCTTCGCGCTGATCATCATCTTCCTGGTTCTGGCGGCGCAGTTCGAGAGTCTGCGCGACCCGTTGGTGATCATGATCTCGGTGCCGATGGCGATCGTCGGCGCGCTGATCCCGCTGTTCTTCGGCATGGCGACCATAAACATCTATACGCAGGTCGGTCTGCTCACCCTGGTCGGCCTGATCACCAAGCACGGCATCCTGATGGTGGAGTTCGCCAACGAGCTCCAGGTCAACGAGCGGCTCGACCGCCGCTCCGCGATCGAGATGTCGGCCCGGATCCGTCTGCGGCCGATCCTGATGACCACGGCCGCGATGGTGACGGGCCTGATCCCGCTCCTGACTGCGACCGGTGCGGGCGCGGCCAGCCGCTTCTCGATCGGTCTGGTCGTCGTGGCAGGCATGTCGATCGGCACGCTGTTCACGCTGTTCGTGCTGCCGGCGGTCTATGTGGTGCTGGCGACCGACCATCGCGCGACGGCCGATTCGGAGCGCAACAAGCAGATTGCCGATCTCGACCTCGGCTCCGACAAGGCCCTGCGCCCGACCTGA
- a CDS encoding response regulator, producing the protein MNVYILVVDDEPDVEALFRQQFRRELRAGRFQMEFAPSAPDALRVAAEVRDPSLILILSDINMPGMSGLDMLPKVRAAHPDVPVIMITAYGDAETRRKAIERGAVGLLTKPIDFALLRQEIDTRLEQAA; encoded by the coding sequence TTGAACGTTTACATCCTGGTCGTCGACGACGAACCCGACGTCGAGGCGCTGTTCCGGCAACAGTTCCGGCGCGAGCTGCGCGCCGGCCGCTTCCAGATGGAATTCGCACCCTCTGCGCCCGATGCGCTCAGGGTCGCCGCCGAGGTTCGCGATCCCTCGCTGATCCTCATTCTCTCCGACATCAACATGCCCGGCATGAGCGGGCTCGACATGCTGCCGAAGGTGCGTGCCGCCCATCCGGACGTTCCCGTCATCATGATCACAGCCTATGGCGATGCCGAGACGCGTCGCAAGGCGATCGAGCGCGGTGCCGTCGGGCTGCTGACCAAGCCGATCGACTTTGCGCTGCTGCGGCAGGAAATCGACACGAGGCTCGAGCAAGCCGCATGA
- a CDS encoding cytochrome P450: MNADAKALAASFDLEKLTPEFYDNPYPTYRALRENEPVKRLRNGTVFLTRYDDLVTTYKNTKSFSSDKKREFAPKYGDTPLYEHHTTSLVFNDPPAHTRVRRLIMGALSPRAIAGMEGDLITLVDGLLDAIAAKGTCELIEDFAASIPIEVIGNLLDVPHDERRPLRDWSLAILGALEPVVSPEAATRGNRAVTDFLAYLETLVARRRARPGNPDRDVLTRLIQGEENGERLTEKELLHNCIFLLNAGHETTTNLIGNGLVALDRNPDQKQRLIDHPDLIKTAVEEMLRYESSNQLGNRMTTEKIELGGVMLETGTSVTLCIGAANRDPAQFADPERFDIGRTPNRHLAFATGAHQCAGMALARLEGAVAISRFLARFPNYAVSGAPVRGGRVRFRGFLSVPCALR; the protein is encoded by the coding sequence ATGAACGCAGATGCGAAGGCGCTGGCGGCAAGCTTCGACCTCGAGAAGCTGACGCCGGAGTTCTACGACAACCCCTATCCGACCTATCGTGCACTGCGGGAGAACGAGCCGGTCAAGCGCCTGCGCAACGGCACCGTGTTCCTGACCCGCTACGACGATCTCGTCACCACCTACAAGAACACGAAGTCGTTCAGCTCGGACAAGAAGCGCGAGTTCGCGCCGAAATACGGCGACACGCCGCTTTACGAGCACCATACCACCAGCCTCGTCTTCAACGATCCGCCCGCGCATACCCGCGTGCGTCGCCTCATCATGGGCGCGCTGTCGCCGCGCGCGATCGCGGGGATGGAAGGCGATCTCATCACGCTGGTGGACGGCCTGCTCGATGCGATCGCCGCCAAAGGGACTTGCGAGCTGATCGAGGATTTTGCCGCGTCCATTCCGATCGAAGTCATCGGCAATCTGCTCGACGTGCCTCACGACGAACGCCGGCCGCTGCGCGACTGGTCGCTGGCAATCCTCGGCGCGCTCGAGCCGGTGGTGTCGCCGGAAGCGGCTACGCGCGGCAACAGGGCAGTGACGGACTTCCTCGCCTATCTCGAAACGCTGGTCGCGCGCCGGCGCGCGAGGCCCGGCAACCCTGATCGCGACGTGCTGACGCGCCTGATCCAGGGGGAAGAGAACGGCGAGCGGCTGACCGAGAAGGAGCTGCTGCACAATTGCATCTTCCTGCTCAATGCCGGCCACGAGACCACGACGAACCTGATCGGCAACGGCCTCGTCGCACTGGACCGCAATCCCGACCAGAAACAGCGCCTGATCGACCACCCCGACCTGATCAAGACCGCGGTCGAGGAGATGCTGCGCTACGAAAGCTCGAACCAGCTCGGCAACCGCATGACCACCGAGAAGATCGAGCTCGGCGGCGTCATGCTCGAGACCGGCACCTCGGTGACGCTGTGCATTGGCGCGGCCAACCGCGACCCCGCGCAGTTTGCGGACCCCGAACGCTTCGACATTGGCCGCACGCCGAACCGGCACCTCGCCTTCGCCACCGGCGCGCATCAATGCGCGGGCATGGCGCTGGCACGGCTGGAGGGCGCCGTCGCGATCTCACGCTTCCTGGCGCGCTTCCCGAACTATGCCGTCAGCGGGGCGCCGGTGCGGGGCGGACGGGTCCGGTTTCGGGGCTTTTTGAGCGTGCCCTGCGCGCTTCGCTGA
- a CDS encoding thiamine pyrophosphate-dependent enzyme — protein sequence MSKANLLDRRQVVSALLADRKDVVAIGGLGASTNDMCAAGDHARNFYLWGGMGGAAMIGLGLALAQPKLPVLVITGDGEMLMGMGGLATIALQKPSNLSIVVLDNEAYGETGGQTSHTSAAADLVGIAKACGIADCQSISTMAEVEAFAKAVHDVSAGPRFANVKIDSANLERILPIRDGTYIVNRIRGDLGFQPI from the coding sequence ATGAGCAAGGCCAATCTCCTCGACCGCCGCCAAGTGGTCTCCGCGCTCCTCGCCGACCGCAAGGACGTCGTCGCGATCGGAGGCCTGGGTGCCTCCACCAACGACATGTGCGCGGCCGGCGACCACGCCCGCAATTTTTATCTCTGGGGCGGCATGGGCGGCGCCGCGATGATTGGTCTCGGACTGGCGCTGGCGCAGCCGAAGCTGCCGGTGCTGGTCATCACAGGCGACGGCGAGATGCTGATGGGCATGGGCGGCCTTGCCACCATCGCTCTGCAGAAACCGTCCAACCTCTCCATCGTGGTGCTCGACAACGAGGCCTATGGCGAGACCGGCGGCCAGACCAGTCACACCTCCGCGGCGGCCGACCTCGTCGGCATCGCCAAGGCTTGCGGGATTGCGGACTGCCAGTCGATATCGACCATGGCGGAGGTGGAGGCCTTCGCCAAGGCGGTCCACGACGTCTCGGCCGGGCCCCGCTTTGCCAATGTGAAGATCGACAGCGCCAATCTGGAGCGAATCCTGCCGATCCGGGACGGGACCTACATCGTCAACCGGATCCGTGGTGACCTCGGCTTCCAGCCAATCTAG
- a CDS encoding sensor histidine kinase encodes MSLSIHRDTPRARTLPSAAADGVAAGAAAGQGIRTRLFTKYVALFVAVVAIALLANGLFEVFFYYREHKASLIRVQHEQAEAAATKIGQFVKEIESQLGWTTQLPWSGGSIEQRRFDALRLLRQVPAITELAQVDSTGKERLRVSRLAMDALDSGIDLSSDPKFTEAVARKVYYGPVYFRRDSEPYMTLALAGARKDAGVSIAEVNLKLIWDVVSQIKVGQHGHAYVVGPGGRLIAHPDISLVLRNTDMSGLAQVRAAQAAGGTMPVVIEEAHNIQGQKVLTASAPIQPLGWTMFVELPVEEAYAALYASLQRLAIVLLAASIFAVLAGIFLARRMVGPIQALRSGAERIGGGDFSQRISIATGDELEGLANQFNDMGARLQESYADLENKVEQRTAELRQSLNDLRTAQDRLIQTEKLASLGQLTAGIAHEIKNPLNFVNNFSSVSTELIDELNETLRSAALDGKTKEEVDELTGMLRGNLEKVVQHGKRADSIVRNMLLHSREGSGEHRAVDINGIVEESLNLAYHGARAERPAFNVTLQRSLDPAAGVVDIYPQEITRVFLNLISNGFYATAKRKEGEGDAFEPILSVATKDLGGSVEIRIRDNGTGIPPEVKEKMFNPFFTTKPAGEGTGLGLSMSHDIVVKQHGGTIDVNTTQGVFTEFIITLPRTMAAGGTSGGKT; translated from the coding sequence ATGAGCCTCTCGATCCATCGCGATACTCCGCGAGCCAGAACGCTGCCGAGCGCGGCAGCTGATGGCGTCGCTGCCGGCGCGGCGGCGGGGCAGGGGATCAGGACTCGGCTCTTCACCAAATATGTCGCGCTGTTCGTGGCCGTCGTCGCAATCGCGCTGCTGGCCAATGGCCTATTCGAAGTCTTCTTCTATTATCGCGAACACAAGGCTTCGCTGATCCGGGTCCAGCACGAGCAGGCCGAGGCGGCCGCGACCAAGATTGGCCAGTTCGTCAAGGAGATCGAGAGCCAGCTCGGATGGACCACGCAACTGCCTTGGTCCGGCGGCTCGATCGAGCAACGCCGCTTCGACGCGCTGCGCCTTTTGCGCCAGGTGCCTGCCATTACCGAGCTCGCCCAGGTGGACTCGACGGGCAAGGAGCGGTTGCGGGTCTCGCGGCTGGCGATGGACGCGCTCGACAGCGGGATCGATCTGTCGAGCGATCCGAAATTCACTGAGGCGGTCGCGCGCAAGGTCTATTACGGTCCGGTCTATTTCCGCAGGGACTCCGAGCCCTACATGACGCTGGCTCTGGCCGGCGCGCGCAAGGACGCCGGCGTCAGCATCGCGGAAGTCAATCTCAAGCTCATCTGGGACGTCGTGTCCCAGATCAAGGTCGGCCAGCACGGGCACGCCTACGTGGTCGGACCGGGGGGACGCCTGATCGCGCATCCCGATATCAGTCTCGTTCTTCGAAATACCGACATGTCCGGCCTCGCACAGGTCCGCGCCGCACAGGCCGCCGGCGGCACCATGCCGGTTGTGATCGAGGAAGCGCACAATATTCAGGGTCAGAAGGTCTTGACAGCCTCCGCTCCGATCCAGCCGCTGGGCTGGACCATGTTCGTCGAGCTGCCGGTCGAGGAAGCTTATGCCGCGCTCTACGCCTCGTTGCAGCGGCTCGCGATCGTGCTGCTGGCGGCATCGATCTTCGCGGTGCTCGCGGGGATATTCCTGGCGCGCCGCATGGTCGGTCCGATCCAGGCGCTGCGCAGCGGCGCCGAGCGGATTGGCGGTGGCGACTTCTCGCAGCGCATCTCGATTGCAACCGGCGACGAGCTGGAAGGCCTCGCCAACCAGTTCAACGACATGGGCGCGCGATTGCAGGAATCCTATGCCGACCTCGAGAACAAGGTCGAGCAGCGTACCGCAGAGCTCCGGCAATCCCTGAACGATCTACGCACCGCGCAGGACCGCCTGATCCAGACCGAGAAGCTCGCGTCCCTCGGCCAGCTCACTGCAGGCATCGCCCACGAGATCAAGAACCCGCTCAACTTCGTCAATAACTTCTCGTCGGTGTCGACGGAGCTGATCGACGAGCTCAATGAGACCCTGCGATCGGCCGCGCTCGACGGCAAGACGAAGGAGGAGGTCGACGAGCTTACCGGCATGCTCAGGGGCAACCTCGAGAAGGTGGTGCAGCATGGCAAACGTGCCGATTCCATCGTCAGGAACATGCTGCTGCATTCGCGCGAGGGCTCCGGCGAGCATCGCGCCGTCGATATCAACGGCATCGTGGAGGAAAGCCTCAACCTGGCCTATCACGGCGCCAGGGCCGAACGGCCTGCCTTCAACGTCACGCTCCAGCGCAGCCTCGATCCCGCGGCGGGTGTGGTCGACATCTATCCGCAGGAGATCACGCGCGTCTTCCTCAATCTGATCTCGAATGGATTCTATGCCACGGCCAAGCGCAAGGAGGGCGAGGGCGACGCCTTCGAGCCCATCTTGAGCGTTGCGACCAAAGATCTCGGCGGCAGCGTCGAAATCCGGATCCGCGACAACGGCACCGGAATTCCGCCCGAAGTGAAGGAGAAGATGTTCAATCCCTTCTTCACCACCAAGCCGGCCGGGGAGGGCACTGGGCTCGGCCTTTCCATGAGCCATGATATCGTCGTGAAGCAACATGGCGGCACGATCGACGTGAACACGACACAAGGTGTATTCACCGAATTCATCATCACGCTGCCGCGCACGATGGCGGCAGGCGGCACTTCCGGAGGCAAGACTTGA